A single region of the Micropterus dolomieu isolate WLL.071019.BEF.003 ecotype Adirondacks linkage group LG02, ASM2129224v1, whole genome shotgun sequence genome encodes:
- the LOC123957580 gene encoding uncharacterized protein LOC123957580 codes for MVLANNAITLNQLQANIVNNHASFNDIHQVSTSTLARILKKNHIQMKQIYRVPFERNSERVKRLRHDYAERVLQMDGEEIQHEFIYVDEAGFNLTRTRRRGRNIIGHRAIVNVPGQRGGNITLCAAITQNGVLHRHAHMGPYNTALILTFLDRLHNITAANQIDHMQYIVVWDKVSFHRSALVQNWFQQHPHFTVLYLPPYSPFLNPIEEFFSAWRWKVKDLRLQAEVPLIQAVEEACDQMEVAAMQGWIRHSRRLLKHCLRC; via the exons ATGGTTTTGGCCAACAATGCTATAACACTCAATCAGCTCCAAGCTAACATTGTCAATAACCACGCCAGTTTCAACGATATCCATCAGGTCTCAACATCAACACTGGCACGCATCCTAAAAAAAAACCATATTCAAATGAAGCAAATTTATCGAGTGCCTTTCGAGCGCAATTCCGAAAGGGTGAAACGACTGCGGCATGATTATGCAGAG AGAGTTTTACAAATGGATGGAGAGGAGATCCAGCATGAGTTCATTTACGTAGATGAGGCTGGGTTCAACCTGACGAGAACACGAAGGAGGGGAAGAAACATCATTGGCCACAGGGCTATAGTCAATGTCCCAGGGCAACGTGGGGGTAATATAACACTCTGTGCAGCCATTACACAGAATGGGGTCCTCCACCGCCATGCCCATATGGGCCCTTACAACACAGCACTCATACTTACATTCTTGGACCGATTGCACAacataacagcagcaaatcAAATCGATCATATGCAATACATTGTTGTCTGGGACAAAGTGTCTTTCCACCGCTCTGCTCTGGTTCAGAACTGGTTTCAGCAACATCCACATTTCACCGTCCTATATCTTCCACCATACTCTCCATTCCTCAACCCTATAGAAGAGTTTTTCTCGGCATGGCGGTGGAAGGTAAAGGATCTCCGTCTCCAAGCTGAGGTACCCCTCATCCAAGCCGTGGAGGAGGCCTGTGACCAGATGGAGGTAGCGGCAATGCAAGGATGGATTCGTCATTCAAGACGTTTATTGAAACATTGCCTGCGATGTTGA